The Fusarium keratoplasticum isolate Fu6.1 chromosome 8, whole genome shotgun sequence genome includes a region encoding these proteins:
- a CDS encoding Kri1-C domain-containing protein, with protein MGKATEDPQRAKRNLLDDSDSDSDDGGAAVAAPGFKVNEEFARRFEHNKKREERQRLEEKFKKTGKKPSGDDDGGDSSSSDEEEDEDGFLATEDLDAQISATLQAIRNKDPKVYDKEVSFYKPDDPAETGDKDKKEKPVYLRDYHREKLLRGDTGADEEDEDVPMTYNQEQDALKKSIVAEMHAAADSDGSDDDEDDGFLKRKEPAKVDSNGFHPSRKAATQITDVDVANADKNPETFLSNFMSARAWVPPDGSNWKAFESDEGEDDDRADEFEQAYNLRFEDPEKSNEFLRSYARDVAAAKSVRREEKSGRKRQRELERERKEAEKQERREEKARLRKLKLEEAQEKLRKIKHAAGNAGKDLTEEDWMKFLDDAWENDKWEEEMQKRFGEEYYAQNDDVPVSDDEEEEEGEDGEKKKKKKHPKKPKWDDDIDIKDLVPDFEDDEGKPNIGLSDIEGDAAEGEEEDEEEDEDDRPSKKRKTDHKKARKEAQKQARQERAKLEALVDSKLELSNHDLLSKPAHAPFRYRETSPQSFGMTARDILLAPSDAALNEYAGLKKLATFRDEEKKRKDRKRFGKKARLRQWRREIFGKQFERSGPTYGFERLVSAEDGEAAGTVIEPKAEKDSNVVGDVGERKKKRKRSKGKKGAAAEAEA; from the coding sequence ATGGGGAAAGCCACTGAGGACCCCCAGCGCGCCAAGcgcaacctcctcgacgatagCGACTCGGACtctgatgatggaggggccGCTGTCGCTGCGCCTGGTTTCAAGGTGAACGAGGAATTCGCCCGCCGATTCGAGCACAACAAGaagcgagaggagaggcAAAGGTTGGAGGAGAAGTTTAAGAAGACGGGCAAGAAGCCGTctggcgacgatgatggtggcgactcttcgtcctcggacgaggaggaagatgaggatggctTCCTGGCCACCGAAGACCTCGATGCGCAGATCTCAGCCACCCTCCAGGCCATTCGAAACAAGGACCCCAAAGTCTACGACAAGGAGGTCTCATTCTACAAGCCCGATGACCCTGCCGAGACcggcgacaaggacaagaaggagaagcctgTCTATCTACGAGACTACCACCGAGAAAAACTCTTGCGAGGCGATACCGGtgctgacgaggaggatgaggatgttcCCATGACCTACAATCAAGAGCAGGATGCCTTGAAAAAGTCAATTGTGGCTGAGATGCATGCTGCCGCTGACAGCGACGGgtccgacgacgacgaagacgatggcttcttgaAGCGAAAAGAGCCAGCAAAGGTGGACTCGAACGGATTTCACCCCTCCCGAAAAGCAGCCACCCAGATCACCGATGTCGATGTCGCCAATGCTGACAAGAACCCCGAGACCTTCCTGTCGAATTTCATGAGTGCCCGCGCCTGGGTCCCACCTGATGGTTCTAACTGGAAGGCCTTCGAGtctgatgaaggagaagacgacgatCGTGCCGACGAGTTTGAGCAGGCATACAACCTGCGGTTTGAGGACCCCGAGAAGAGCAACGAGTTCCTTCGATCGTATGCTCGAGATGTCGCTGCCGCCAAGTCGGTGAGAcgcgaggagaagagcggTCGAAAGCGTCAGCGTGAGCTCGAGCGCGAGCGCAAGGAAGCTGAGAAGCAGGAGCGACGTGAGGAGAAGGCTCGTCTACGGAAGctgaagcttgaggaggccCAGGAGAAGCTGCGCAAGATCAAGCACGCAGCGGGCAACGCGGGCAAGGACCTTACCGAAGAGGACTGGATGAAGTTCCTCGATGATGCATGGGAGAACGACAAGTGGGAAgaggagatgcagaagcGGTTCGGCGAAGAATACTATGCACAGAACGATGATGTTCCTGTATctgacgacgaagaggaggaagagggtgaggatggtgaaaagaagaagaagaagaaacaTCCAAAGAAGCCCAAGTGGGATGATGATATCGACATCAAGGACCTCGTCCCCGactttgaggatgacgaagggAAGCCCAATATCGGTCTCAGCGACATTGAGGGTGATGCCgctgagggtgaggaggaagacgaggaggaggatgaggatgaccGACCgtccaagaagcgcaagacAGATCACAAGAAAGCCCGCAAAGAGGCTCAGAAACAAGCCCGTCAAGAGCgtgccaagctcgaggctctCGTCGACTCCAAGCTCGAGCTGTCCAACCACGACCTCCTCAGCAAGCCGGCGCACGCCCCCTTCCGCTACCGCGAGACCTCGCCGCAGTCCTTTGGCATGACGGCCCgcgacatcctcctcgcccccTCGGACGCGGCTCTCAACGAGTACGCcggcctcaagaagctcgccacCTTccgcgacgaggagaagaagcgcaaggacCGGAAGCGCTTCGGCAAGAAGGCCCGTCTGCGGCAGTGGCGCCGTGAGATCTTTGGCAAGCAGTTTGAGCGTTCTGGTCCTACTTATGGCTTCGAGCGCCTGGTGTCTGCTGAGGATGGCGAAGCCGCTGGTACCGTCATCGAGCCCAAGGCTGAAAAGGACAGCAACGTCGTCGGCGATGTAggcgagaggaagaagaagcgaaagaggtccaagggcaagaagggcgcTGCTGCCGAAGCAGAGGCATGA